The following are encoded in a window of Mycosarcoma maydis chromosome 10, whole genome shotgun sequence genomic DNA:
- a CDS encoding cytochrome-b5 reductase (related to MCR1 - cytochrome-b5 reductase) — translation MFIRPVLSSSLGHAARSSLRSQAPAVRQYATEAGKSSGGSNLPLVLALGGVAGIGAWYGLGGFDDPKKVSNKIQEKGKEAVDQAKGAVEGGALNKDQFVEFTLKEIKPYNHDSATLIFELPEGKKPGMGVASAVVVKAVGDGLKDDQGKDVIRPYTPITSPDTVGHMDFLVKKYPGGKMTTYMHSMKPGDKLGIKGPIAKFAYKANEFESIGMIAGGSGITPMYQVIQDIASNPSDKTKVTLIYSNKTEQDILLREQFDQLAKKDDRFTIIYGLDKLPKGFNGFEGYVTEDLVKKHLPQPELADKAKIFVCGPPPQVEAISGKKGPKGSQGELKGLLAKLGYQADQVYKF, via the coding sequence ATGTTCATCCGACCTGTcctctcgtcttcgctcgGCCACGCGGCTCGCTCGAGCCTGCGATCGCAGGCGCCAGCTGTGCGCCAGTACGCTACCGAGGCTGGCAAGTCCTCTGGCGGCTCGAACCTTCCTCTGGTGCTTGCTCTCGGTGGTGTTGCGGGTATTGGTGCATGGTACGGACTCGGAGGCTTTGATGACCCCAAGAAAGTATCGAACAAGATCCAAGAGAAGGGCAAGGAGGCTGTCGACCAGGCCAAGGGTGCTGTCGAGGGCGGCGCTCTCAACAAGGACCAGTTTGTCGAGTTCACCTTGAAGGAGATCAAGCCGTACAACCATGACTCGGCCACGCTCATCTTTGAGTTGCCGGAGGGCAAGAAGCCTGGGATGGGCGTTGCTTCCGCGGTGGTCGTCAAGGCTGTCGGTGACGGTCTCAAGGACGACCAGGGCAAGGATGTGATTCGCCCTTACACCCCTATTACTTCGCCCGATACAGTCGGTCACATGGACTTCCTCGTCAAGAAGTACCCCGGCGGAAAGATGACCACCTACATGCACTCGATGAAGCCTGgtgacaagctcggcatcaagGGCCCCATCGCCAAGTTCGCGTACAAGGCCAACGAGTTCGAGTCAATTGGTATGATCGCCGGTGGGTCTGGCATCACTCCGATGTATCAGGTCATCCAGGATATTGCCTCGAACCCGTCGGACAAAACCAAGGTCACGCTCATCTACTCGAACAAGACCGAACAGGATATTTTGCTGCGCGAACAGTTTGATCAACtggccaagaaggatgACCGCTTCACCATTATCTACGgcctcgacaagcttcCCAAGGGCTTCAACGGTTTCGAGGGATATGTGACCGAGGACCTGGTCAAGAAGCACCTGCCGCAGCCCGAGTTGGCcgacaaggccaagatctTTGTTTGCGGACCTCCTCCCCAGGTTGAGGCTATCAGCGGTAAAAAGGGCCCTAAGGGTAGCCAGGGCGAATTGAAGGGTctgcttgccaagctggGCTACCAGGCTGATCAGGTTTACAAGTTCTAG
- a CDS encoding uncharacterized protein (related to galactinol synthase) codes for MSIDQDLAPAADAADAAASTAPPKCAWATLLTSEHLLPGVVVFAHSLLVQHKSRFPLVIMATSTLSARARTMLTNMLASSRIIVRDISPIYPTSTATGLAYTRFNEVWTKLRAFELTEYDRVGLVDSDMLVLENMDELFSEEHVFGLGRNEGEEWIGASWACTCNPNRIATYPADWTPSNCGFTRQSLPEAASISSVVQPSESTARPARLINSGLVMLTPSSSTMSEMIQRINTDAQIAHYRFPDQDFLADFFTRSNGNRHIRYLPYIYNALKKLRSVHTNIWSDTHAKNVHYILDKPWTLGRPATKSNVDAKDPDAEIHAWWWNVFDQLKSSIHQPNKGTIRLSQIDWKECVEKYMTMD; via the coding sequence atgtcgatcgaCCAAGATCTCGCGCcggctgctgatgctgctgatgctgcggCTTCGACTGCACCACCCAAATGCGCATGGGCAACGCTGCTTACTTCCGAACACCTCCTGCCgggcgtcgtcgtctttgcGCATTCTCTGTTGGTGCAACACAAATCGCGCTTTCCACTGGTCATCATGGCAACGTCCACGCTTTCCGCTCGAGCACGGACGATGCTGACCAATATGCTTGCATCGTCGCGCATTATTGTTCGTGACATCTCGCCGATCTATCCGACGTCGACGGCTACCGGGCTGGCGTATACGAGGTTCAACGAGGTGTGGACCAAACTTCGAGCGTTTGAGTTGACCGAGTATGATCGGGTTGGTCTGGTGGATTCGGACATGCTGGTGCTTGAGAATATGGATGAATTGTTCAGCGAGGAGCATGTGTTTGGCTTGGGCAGAAACGAGGGCGAGGAATGGATTGGTGCGAGCTGGGCGTGTACGTGCAATCCGAATCGGATCGCTACGTACCCTGCCGATTGGACGCCGTCCAACTGCGGCTTTACTCGACAGTCGCTACCCGAGGCCGCATCCATCTCATCGGTTGTGCAACCGAGCGAGTCGACGGCGCGACCTGCCCGACTGATCAACTCTGGTCTAGTGATGCTCacgccgtcgtcgtcgaccaTGTCGGAAATGATCCAGCGCATCAACACTGATGCGCAAATCGCGCACTACCGCTTTCCCGACCAGGACTTCCTCGCCGACTTCTTCACGCGCTCCAACGGCAACCGCCACATCCGCTACCTACCCTACATCTACAACGCTCTCAAAAAACTGCGCTCCGTACACACCAACATCTGGTCAGATACACACGCTAAAAACGTCCACTACATCCTCGATAAACCCTGGACGCTCGGTCGACCAGCCACCAAGtccaacgtcgacgccaaagaTCCCGATGCAGAgattcacgcttggtgGTGGAACGTGTTCGATCAACTCAAGTCGTCGATTCACCAGCCAAACAAGGGCACCATTCGCCTCAGTCAGATCGATTGGAAGGAATGCGTGGAGAAATACATGACCATGGACTAG
- a CDS encoding mRNA-binding ubiquitin-specific protease UBP3 (related to Ubiquitin carboxyl-terminal hydrolase 10): MVPPISVADASTRSSIAVASASTTPLAASSSKHPYSQKWSSTSPRASHLHPSASQSSSALASTSSSASPSVSTASSTHQLYAGTPSSSSSSSSSSLPPSSSSLAPPSLNAPTFVSQSLIHDYHCQSRPEILSSARLLVPQAGRLSPLANQKRLAAAHQVSPPASSSRKSRLDPHLQPFDTDLGAAFRPPSPSSAPPLTISYRCCPELPHLASWSALLESLPKQPKRLNQPSLASQTPESTPAPSSISTHPSSPLTSDHPDLAASSLTEATSVAAPDAASSSAVGTPQLNPPKINAWGTPKSWADTLVRNGSNSKAPIGISVNVGHDYASSASDVDSPSVARSPKAINGKKAARKSGATQAKPTVMSLERLLADAHTRFDAPVTHPRGLVNKGNFCFANAILQTLVYCAPFYNLFNLVANQISADFGNATPLMEAVIQFLREFLPVDSSTSLDARHPGQDGFIAAASEPFVPEFVYDAMRLNKRFDQMRRGHQEDAEEFLGFFLDTLHEELISAQRRSALKLAQSASAPNGLLSKMSDDEKKLNGVSDDDLKRLGVRVGKDAASADAVGLGLDAAFDEDDIVEREVMRPVSPSEQGWMEVGQKGKTAYTRTTSTSESPITRIFGGKLRSVLKTPGAKDSVTLEPYQPLQLDIQPAHVQSIEDALLHLTEPETIPGVWSPSRSAQVDATKQVFIESLPPVLVLHLKRFIYDEIGGVQKSQKPLSYGSTLEIAPDVLSPAMRSQPRPRYRLFGIVYHHGRHASGGHYTVDVLRQDGLSWLHIDDTLFYNVATEHVVRNAASTSKDHAHDGLAYLLFYRRELAGEAEAASAPAPAPAAAQPNAVCDSTKYALPDALFGNRAPLATRTPARKPAPAKRTLHNSVQGANANPGSAASPVQPHPKLGASAPQCKPARKAVPGWDR; encoded by the coding sequence ATGGTTCCTCCGATATCTGTCGCTGATGCGTCCACCCGCAGCTCCATTGCCGTTGCTTCGGCATCAACCACTCCGTTAGCTGCCTCTTCGTCAAAGCATCCCTATTCACAAAAGTGGAGCTCAACATCGCCTCGGGCGAGTCATTTGCATCCATCAGCATCCCAATCATCATCAGCACTCGCATCTacatcatcatcggcatccCCATCAGTGTCAACCGCGTCCAGCACACATCAGCTTTACGCAGgcacaccatcatcatcatcatcatcgtcgtcgtcatcactaccaccatcatcctcatcaCTCGCTCCTCCATCCCTAAACGCTCCTACCTTTGTCTCTCAGTCTTTGATACATGATTATCATTGCCAGTCCCGGCCAGAGATCCTCTCGTCAGCTAGACTCCTCGTGCCCCAAGCCGGTCGACTCTCACCGCTCGCCAACCAAAAGCGACTGGCGGCTGCACACCAAGTTTCTCCTCCTGCCTCCTCGTCTcgcaaatcacgactcgatcCACACCTTCAACCTTTCGACACTGACCTTGGCGCCGCTTTTCGTCCTCCATCGCCTTCATCAGCGCCGCCTCTCACCATCTCCTACCGCTGCTGTCCTGAGCTCCCCCACCTAGCCAGCTGGTCGGCTCTTCTCGAGTCGCTACCTAAACAGCCAAAACGTCTCAACCAACCCTCACTAGCATCACAAACCCCCGAAAGCACACCCGCTCCctcatccatctcgacccATCCATCGTCCCCTCTCACATCCGACCACCCGGATCTTGCCGCCTCCTCTCTAACAGAAGCTACCAGCGTAGCTGCACCCGACGcagcctcctcgtccgccGTTGGAACTCCTCAGCTTAACCCACCCAAAATCAATGCTTGGGGCACACCCAAGTCCTGGGCCGACACCCTCGTCCGCAATGGCTCCAATTCGAAAGCTCCCATCGGTATCAGCGTCAACGTCGGCCACGACTACGCTTCGTCCGCCTCCGACGTTGACTCCCCTTCCGTCGCACGCTCCCCCAAAGCCATCAACGGCAAGAAAGCGGCTCGCAAGTCGGGCGCTACTCAAGCCAAGCCCACCGTCATGAGTCTCGAACGTCTGCTTGCAGATGCACACACTCGCTTCGACGCTCCCGTCACCCACCCTCGCGGTCTCGTCAACAAGGGAAACTTTTGCTTTGCCAACGCCATTCTCCAGACGCTCGTCTACTGTGCACCCTTCTACAATCTCTTCAACCTCGTCGCAAACCAAATTTCCGCCGACTTTGGAAACGCCACCCCGCTCATGGAGGCCGTGATTCAGTTCTTGCGCGAGTTTCTCCCCGTCGATTCCTCCACATCGCTCGACGCACGCCACCCCGGACAGGACGGTTTCATTGCTGCCGCCTCGGAACCATTCGTCCCCGAATTTGTCTACGATGCCATGCGCCTCAACAAGCGCTTCGACCAGATGCGCCGGGGTCACCAAGAGGATGCCGAAGAATttctcggcttcttcctTGACACGCTCCACGAGGagctcatctcggcgcAGCGTCGATCCGCCCTCAAACTAGCACAGTCAGCCAGCGCTCCCAACGGTCTGCTTTCCAAGATgtcggacgacgagaagaagctcaacGGTGTATCCGATGACGATCTCAAGCGGCTCGGCGTACGCGTCGGCAAGGACGCTGCCTCGGCTGATGCTGTcggtctcggtctcgatgctgcgtttgacgaggacgacatTGTCGAAAGAGAAGTCATGCGTCCCGTTAGCCCCTCGGAACAAGGCTGGATGGAGGTGGGTCAGAAGGGAAAAACTGCCTACACAcgcaccacctcgacctccGAGTCACCCATCACACGCATCTTTGGTGGCAAACTTCGCAGCGTCCTCAAGACTCCTGGTGCCAAGGACAGCGTCACACTCGAGCCGTATcagccgctgcagctcgacatccAGCCTGCACACGTACAGTCGATTGAAGATGCGCTTCTCCATCTCACCGAGCCCGAGACCATCCCAGGAGTGTGGTCGCCTTCGCGCTCTGCCCAGGTGGATGCTACCAAGCAGGTCTTTATCGAGTCGCTTCCGCCTGTCCTTGTTCTTCACCTCAAGCGATTCATCTACGACGAGATTGGAGGCGTACAAAAGAGTCAGAAGCCGCTTTCCTACGGAAGCACGCTCGAGATTGCCCCCGATGTGCTCAGCCCCGCGATGCGCTCGCAGCCTCGGCCACGGTACCGCCTGTTTGGTATCGTCTACCACCACGGTCGACACGCTTCGGGCGGTCACTACACGGTGGATGTGCTGCGACAGGATGGGCTCTCGTGGTTGCATATCGACGACACCTTGTTCTACAACGTGGCTACTGAGCACGTGGTGCGCAACGCAGCCTCGACCAGCAAAGATCATGCTCATGATGGTCTCGCCTATCTGCTTTTCTACCGGCGTGAGCTGGCTGGcgaggcagaagcagcatcggcaCCAGCGCCTGCACCGGCGGCTGCACAGCCAAACGCGGTGTGCGACTCGACGAAATACGCGCTCCCCGATGCGCTGTTCGGCAACCGCGCTCCTCTTGCCACCCGCACACCTGCACGCAAGCCTGCACCGGCTAAGCGCACACTGCACAACTCGGTGCAAGGCGCAAATGCCAACCCAGGTTCCGCAGCTTCGCCCGTCCAACCTCATCCCAAGCTCGGCGCATCTGCACCGCAGTGCAAGCCCGCCAGAAAGGCTGTGCCGGGCTGGGACCGTTGA
- a CDS encoding uncharacterized protein (related to acyl-CoA dehydrogenase), translated as MSQAKLTKPTVPFSEAPWIQGLPSSIFTSASHVQLREWARNWCDEVLIKLGAKYEEAGVITDDEAYKRAAKDGVLFAFATGVHVDPKIAKIAQSVGVGLPSGIKPEEWNNIHDYIIWDELNRCASPVLMGLIGGLTYGSGPIMHFASDEQKQRWLPEIFSGRKRICLAITEPLAGSNVANLSTEAKLIEENGKKYYLVNGNKKWITNGIYSDWFTTAVRTSGKAGESSGISLLMIPRGPGVTTKQMKMLPGGASGTTIVEFDDVKVPVENRIGKEGDGLKLVFFNFNHERLTIAFTALRYARVCMEDTIAHTRRREVFGKKLIEQPVVRHKIGHMAREVEALQAWVESIVFQQLNLTIAQSNLLTGGTCALLKAHAGIVLDNVVREAVHLLGGMGLTKGGTGERIERIYREVKALTVPGGSEDVMIDLGVRQQLKLVGPQSKF; from the exons ATGTCACAAGCCAAACTCACCAAGCCTACTGTGCCCTTTTCTGAAGCACCTTGGATTCAAGGTCTGCCTTCGTCGATCTTCACCTCGGCGTCTCACGTTCAGCTTCGAGAGTGGGCTCGCAACTGGTGTGACGAAGTGCTGATCAAGCTCGGTGCCAAGTATGAGGAAGCCGGCGTCATCACCGACGATGAAGCTTACAAGCGAGCTGCCAAGGACGGTGTGCTGTTTGCCTTTGCTACGGGCGTGCACGTTGATCCGAAGATCGCCAAGATCGCTCAGAGCGTTGGTGTGGGATTGCCGTCCGGAATCAAACCGGAAGAATGGAACAACATCCATGACTATATCATTTGGGATGAGCTTAACCGATGTGCTAGTCCTGTGTTGATGGGATTGATCGGCGGACTGACTTATGGCTCTGGCCCGATCATGCACTTTGCCAGTGATGAGCAGAAACAACGTTGGTTGCCCGAGATATTTTCCGGTCGCAAGCGCATCTGTCTCGCTATCACGGAGCCGCTCGCCGGAAGCAATGTGGCCAACCTCAGCACGGAAGCAAAGCTGATCGAGGAGAACGGCAAGAAGTACTACTTGGTCAACGGTAACAAAAAGTGGATCACCAACGGCATCTACTCGGATTGGTTCACTACTGCCGTACGTACGTCTGGCAAAGCTGGTGAATCATCCGGAATCTCGCTGCTCATGATCCCGCGTGGGCCCGGTGTCACGACGAAACAGATGAAGATGCTTCCAGGTGGCGCCTCTGGTACAACGATTGTCGAATTTGACGATGTCAAAGTGCCTGTCGAAAACCGGATTGGTAAAGAAGGTGATGGACTTaagctcgtcttcttcaACTTTAACCACGAGCGTTTGACCATTGCGTTCACTGCGTTGCGATACGCACGCGTCTGCATGGAGGACACCATCGCGCACACGCGACGCAGGGAGGTATTCGGTAAAAagctcatcgagcagcCTGTGGTGCGTCACAAGATCGGACACATGGCTCGTGAAGTGGAAGCACTCCAGGCGTGGGTCGAAAGCATTGTTTTCCAGCAACTCAACTTGACCATTGCGCAGTCGAACCTCTTGACTGGAGGAACGTgtgcgctgctcaaggcTCACGCGGGCATCGTGTTGGACAACGTGGTGAGGGAAGCGGTGCACTTGTTGGGTGGTATGGGACTCACGAAAGGTGGTACGGGCGAGAGGATCGAACGAATCTATCGTGAAGTCAAAG CACTCACCGTTCCTGGTGGAAGTGAAGACGTAATGATCGACCTCGGCGTTCGtcagcagctcaagctcgttGGTCCTCAGAGCAAGTTCTGA
- a CDS encoding putative U5 snRNP protein, which translates to MSRQPLSVAEILEKQKQESALKPRFLSKAERAANAEHEKQEQERQRAQKQELERKQRLKFEQQARSVASSSSSSSQRHPARPSARGSDRYRSESEDLDYGSVVNGRADDRRRRPDTDIRNGNHHFSNGQPHVSNGYAANGGEGAEASSSSSSAPLTESEQASIRRRYLGLKEDKKKPKRRPTDKKFVFEWGEEDDTATESLTVQIQAETNASAATSYSSRYDSLDKRFDDKHWSEKSLSQMKDRDWRIFREDFGISARGGNIPKPLRSWRESGIPASILSTIEEVGYKEPSPIQRQAIPIGLQNRDLIGIAETGSGKTASFLIPLLAYISKLPKLDEHTKALGPQALILVPTRELAQQIETETNKFAGRLGLRCVSIVGGRDMNDQAYALRDGAEIVIATPGRLKDCIERHVLVLSQCTYVVMDEADKMVDMGFEPQVNFILDSLPVSNLKPDNAIPEGSADDMVGKYRVTMLYSATMPPSVERMARVYLRRPATITIGDAGQAVATVEQIVEFIPTEDQRRTRLISILQQSSHLVPIIVFVNQKKAADQLSSYLTRHGFHTSTLHSGKTQDLREEALANLRSGHTQILVATDLAGRGIDVPDVGLVVNFAMPNNIEAYIHRIGRTGRAGKQGTAVTFVDQADSDLFWDLKQELTKSKLSTVPQQLARHPAAMHKPVKDGMGKRKREREDDG; encoded by the coding sequence ATGTCGAGACAGCCTCTTTCAGTAGCAGAGATTCTcgagaagcaaaagcaagAGTCGGCACTCAAACCACGCTTCCTGTCGAAAGCTGAACGAGCTGCCAATGCGGAGCACGAGAAGCAGGAACAAGAACGCCAGCGAGCGCAAAAACAGGAGCTGGAACGCAAGCAACGGCTCAAgttcgagcagcaggctcGCTCTGTcgcctcctcttcctcgtcatcatcacaaCGACATCCAGCACGACCCTCGGCGAGGGGATCGGATCGATATCGTTCAGAAAGTGAAGATCTGGATTATGGAAGCGTCGTAAACGGAAGAGCTGATGATCGCAGGAGAAGACCAGATACGGATATCAGGAACGGTAACCATCACTTTTCCAATGGTCAACCTCATGTATCGAACGGATACGCTGCGAATGGCGGAGAAGGAGCCGAGGccagtagcagcagcagcagcgcaccCCTGACGGAATCAGAACAAGCCTCGATTCGACGTAGATACCTCGGGCTGAAagaggacaagaagaaacCCAAGCGCAGACCCACCGACAAGAAATTTGTCTTTGAGTGgggcgaagaggatgatACCGCTACCGAGTCGCTCACTGTTCAAATTCAGGCCGAAACTAATGCTTCGGCTGCAACCTCTTATTCGTCGCGCTACGACTCTCTCGACAAACGCTTTGACGACAAGCACTGGAGCGAGAAATCGCTTTCACAGATGAAGGATCGCGACTGGCGCATCTTTCGCGAAGATTTTGGCATCTCTGCGCGCGGCGGCAACATTCCAAAGCCGTTGCGGTCGTGGCGCGAATCAGGTATCCCCGCCTCGATTCTAAGCACCATCGAAGAGGTGGGATACAAAGAACCTTCGCCTATTCAACGACAGGCTATTCCTATCGGCTTGCAAAACAGAGACTTGATTGGAATTGCCGAAACCGGATCCGGTAAAACCGCATCATTCCTAATTCCCCTCCTTGCGTACATCTCCAAACTGCCAAAGCTGGACGAGCACACAAAAGCTCTCGGACCGCAGGCTCTCATCCTCGTACCCACACGAGAACTGGCGCAGCAGATTGAGACGGAAACCAACAAGTTTGCTGGTCGACTTGGGTTGCGCTGTGTCTCAATCGTGGGTGGAAGGGATATGAATGATCAGGCATATGCGTTACGCGATGGAGCCGAGATCGTGATTGCTACACCAGGAAGGTTGAAGGACTGCATCGAGCGGCACGTGCTGGTGTTGAGTCAGTGTACCTACGTGGTGATGGATGAAGCGGACAAGATGGTGGATATGGGATTTGAACCGCAGGTAAATTTCATCTTGGATTCGTTGCCCGTATCCAATTTGAAGCCGGATAATGCTATTCCGGAAGGATCGGCTGACGATATGGTGGGCAAATATAGAGTGACGATGTTATACTCTGCCACCATGCCACCGTCGGTTGAACGGATGGCGAGGGTGTATCTACGTCGTCCCGCGACCATCACGATCGGCGATGCAGGTCAAGCAGTAGCGACCGTTGAACAGATTGTCGAATTCATCCCTACCGAAGATCAACGCCGAACGCGActcatctcgatcctgcaACAATCTTCGCATCTGGTACCGATCATCGTCTTTGTCAATCAGAAAAAAGCCGCCGATCAACTGTCCTCGTACCTCACACGTCACGGCTTCCACACGTCCACGCTTCACTCTGGAAAAACTCAAGACCTCCGAGAAGAAGCCCTCGCCAACCTCCGCTCGGGTCACACGCAGATCCTAGTCGCGACCGATCTAGCAGGACGCGGCATTGACGTCCCCGACGTCGGACTGGTCGTCAACTTTGCCATGCCCAACAACATCGAAGCTTACATCCATCGAATCGGTAGAACAGGCCGAGCTGGAAAGCAGGGCACAGCAGTCACCTTTGTAGACCAGGCAGATAGCGATCTATTCTGGGATCTCAAACAGGAGCTGACCAAGAGCAAGTTGAGTACCGTCCCACAACAGTTGGCGAGACACCCGGCCGCAATGCATAAGCCGGTCAAGGACGGCATGGGCAAGCGGAAACGCGAAAGGGAGGACGACGGGTAG